DNA sequence from the Cystobacter ferrugineus genome:
GTCCGCGCTCTCCTCCAGTTTCTGCACGCTCAGCGCGCTGCGGCCCACCGCCTGGCCAATGGCCGACAGGCTCGTCTCCATGCCGCTCACCAGCACGTCCACCTCGCCCGTGTAGCGCTGGGCCTCCTCGGCCTGGGTGGCGCTCACGCGCGAGTGGCGGAAGAGCGCCCCGGCCGCGCTCGCCATCTGCTCGCTCGCCGCGGAGATGCGCAGCGCCGCGGTGCGCACCAGCGCCGCCTGGTTGGACATCTCCGCCAGCGTGGTGGACAGCGTCTGCGCCGAGCCCGCCAGCGTGCGCCCCGTCTGGAACACCCGGCCGCGTGACTCCTCCAGCTCCGCCAGCGCGCGCCGCATGTCGCGGCGCAGGTAGAACTGGCGGATCTGCCCGCGGTGCAGCGCCTCGAGCAGCAGCACCACGCCGAGCGCGCCCCCCAGGAGCGTCAGGTCCAACACGAGCGAGGCGCCAAAGGACGCCGACGAGCCCATGGCATCGAGCGCGAGGTGCCCCGCGGCCAGGAGCGCGTAGTAGCCGTAGCGCCCCGCGCGGCCCACCGGCATCACCGACGGCCCGGTGAGCACGTTCAAGAGCACCATCACCCCGTGGTAGAGCGAGCCCGCCGTGCCGATGCGGTAGAACGTCCACTCGTTGCCGATGGCGAACAGGGCCGTGGCCCAGAAGATGGCGGGCGGCAGCGCCTCGCGGCTGAGCAGCCCGCGCACCGACAACATCACCACCGGCACCAGCGCCCAGGGCAGGCGCGCCAGGGCCATCACCGCCAGGGGCTGCCCACCGCCCAGGCCCGCCCAGGCGTGCAGCACATCGAGGGAGAACAACACGGCCGTCGCCGCCACGGCGATGACCGACAGTTGCTGCAGGCGGGCCGGGCCACGCGTCAGCAGGAAGTCCTCGTAGGTCTCCTGCATCGGTTCAGGGCGGGGAAGGGTGTCCATAGGAGCTGCCCCGGACCGCATCAGCCGCGCGTCCGGAATCCCCACCGTATCAGACGCGGACCGCCTCCCGTCGGCGCCATTCACTCGCCCGCCCGCCCGCCCACGGGAAGAGCACCCGTGCCGGGCCCCCGCCTCCCCTGGGTCCGGAAGACACCACTCCCGGGTCGGCGCTACGGCTCGCCCGTGGTGCTGAACCAGGTCCGCTCCGAGTCCCCCCGCCCGGACGCTCCCTTGCCCGAGGTCGGATGGGGGCCTCTCTCCCAGGAGGACTCCTCCTCGCCGGGGGGCGCCTCCGTCGTCTCCAGGGCCACGTCCATCAGGGCCACCAGGAGTCCCAAGAGACTCACCCCCGCCAGCACCAGCTTCATCTTTCGCCGACGCATCCGCTCGCGGTGCCAGTGCAGCCGCGCCGAGGGAAGCACGATGAGCTTTCCGGGGGGGCGGGAGGACATACGGACAGTGTAGCCCAGGACGGTGACGCCGCGGACAAACGGGCCACGGTTTTCCAGTGGGCCGCGCTCCCCATCCGCCGCATCTTGAACAGCGTGACGATGAACCTGGACCTCTTTCCCCCTCGGCCCCCCACCACCCGCCCCCTCGAGCGGCTGCTGGAGGTGACGCGCATCTACCTGGAGCCCGAGGTCGAGCAGCACCCCCGCGGCCAGGACATCCTCGCCCGCTTCCCCGACGCCGAGCGGGTTCATGTGCGCTCGCACTGGAACATCCCCGGCCTGTACGGCAACGAGGGCAACGTCGAGGCGTGGAACCGCATCAAGGGCAGCACGCTGGTGCTGGGGCTCAAGAAGACGATGCGCTTCGAGGAGAACGGGCGCAGCGCGGACTATCTGCCGCCCTCGGCCGCCAACGGCTGCGTCATGGCGTGCGCGTACTGCTACGTGCCGCGGCACAAGGGCTACGCCAACCCCGTCACCGTCTTCGTCAACATCGACCAGATTCAGGCCGCCATCCGCCGCCACGCGCAGCGGCTCGGGCCCAAGCGCGAGGCCAACTCCGTGCACCCGCGCTACTGGGTCTACGACATTGGCTGCAACAGCGACTGCTCGGCCGACGCGGCCCTGAGCGACAACGTGAAGGACCTGGTGCGGCTGTTCACCACGCTGCCCAACGCCATGGGCTCCTTCGCCACCAAGCTCGTCAACCGCGAGCTGCTCACCTACGCCCCCCGGGGCAAGACGCGCATCCGCTTCAGCCTCATGCCCCACGCCCAGGCGAAGCTGCTCGACGTGCGCACCAGCCCCATCGCCGAGCGCATCGCCGCCATCGACGAGTTCGTCGCCGCCGGCTACGAGGTGCACCTGAACTTCTCCCCCGTGGTCATCACCGAGGGCTGGCAGGAGGCCTATGACGCGCTCTTCCAACAGGTGGACGCGGCCCTCGGGCACGAGGCCAGGGAACAGCTCGCCTGCGAGGTCATCTTCCTCACCCACAACGAGCGGCTGCACGAGGTGAACCTGGGCTGGCACCCCAAGGCCGAGCAGGTGCTGTGGCGGCCGGACCTGCAGGAGGCCAAGGTGTCCCAGGGGGGAGGCGCCAACGTGCGCTACCGCACCGGGCTCAAGGGCGCGCTCGTGCGCGAGTTCCTCGCGCTGCTCGAGCGGCGCATGCCCTACTGCCGCGTGCGCTACGCGTTCTGACGCCGCGCGCCAGGAGGGGCCTCAGTCCCCCTCGGTCCAGGACAGGAGGAACTCGCTGGAGAAGGCGCCCACGCGCCGCCCCTCGATGCGCACGCCGCGCGCGCCGGCCTTCTTGAGCAACGCCTCCAGCAGCCCCTCCAGGTACGCGCACGGCAACACGTCGCGCGAGAAGTTCACCCGGGCGCGCGTGGGTCCCAGCGATGTCACCGACAGCGGGCCGCCCTTGGGGGAGATCATCTGATAGGCCATGGGCAGGTTCTCGAGCACCCGCCGCGGCGTGCCCGAGGCGAGCACGTCCATCGCCTTGCCCGCCGGACTCATCAGGAACGCCGCCGTGCCCAGGTGCCCCAGCATCCGCAGCGTCTCCTCTCCCCCACACCCCCGCTCCTCCATCAGCCAAGCCGCCCGCCGCACCATCCGCAGGAAGTCCCCCGCCGGGTAGGCGAAGAAGTCCACGAAGTCGCGCTCGCCCGTGACCTCCTCCAGACACGCCTCCATCGCCGCCTCGCCCAGGAGCGTCAACATCGCGTCCTGCAGGCTGCGAAAGAACATGCCTCGCAAGGTGTCCTCGGGCCCCAGCCACGTGAGCAGGTGTCCCAGCTCCGCTCCGGTCTGAACCCTGTACGCCTCAGCTCCGAGACCGCTCATCGCGTGGACCCTCCCCAGGCCGTCCTCCAGCTCAACCGCATCGTGACTGGTGACGACGGACCCCGCTCAGTCATTGACCACCAAATCCTGTCACACCTGAACCCCCGGGTAAAACCGTTCATCCCGATCCATTAGCCTGACACGTATCAACTCGCTGCACCGCGTCGGCCATGTCTCCCACTGCCAGTGAAACAGGACGTCGACGTCGTGCTGACACGATCCTCCAACACCGGGAAATCACGGGTGGCGCAAGGGATGGGTGCACCTCCCACCCCCGGGCCACGCTGCCGTCAGGAGCAACCCAGGACAGGGAAGCAGGCAGGGTACCACGGGCAGCACCCGGGCGGGGCGCCCCGGACGACTTCCTCCCGGCGGCGATCATCCCCAGGGTGTGAGGAGGGAGAGACCCATGGCGAACTCGGACACGCGCGCGGAGATGACGTACCGGACCCTGGGGCGCACCGGGGAGAGGGTGTCGGCGATCGGCCTCGGGGGCTGGCACCTCGGGCTGCCCCAGGTGGACGAGAAGCTGGCGCTGCGCCTCGTGCGCACGGCGATCGACCGCGGCATCAACTTCATGGACAACTGCTGGGACTACAACGAGGGCCTGAGCGAGCTGCGCATGGGCAAGGCGCTCCAGGAGGGCTACCGGCACAAGGTCTTCCTGATGACGAAGATCGACGGCCGCTCGAAGAAGGAGGCGGCGCGGCAGTTGGAGCACTCGCTGGAGCGGCTACAGACGGACTGCATCGACCTGGTGCAGCATCATGAAATCCTGCGCTTCGAGGATCCGGATCGCATCTTCCGCGAGGGCGGCGCCCAGGAGGCACTGCTCGAGGCGAAGCAGGCTGGCAAGCTGCGCTACATCGGCTTCACGGGGCACAAGGACCCACGCATCCACCTGGCCATGCTGGAGCTGGCACGCGAGCGCGGCTTCACGTTCGACGCGGTGCAGCTACCGCTCAACCTCATGGACGCGCACTTCCGCAGCTTCGCGAAGCTCGTGGTGCCGGAGCTGGTGAAGGACGGCATCGGCGTGCTCGCGATGAAGACGCTGGCCAACGGCGCCATCCTGCGCTCCAAGACGGTGACGCCCATCGAGTGCCTGCACTACGCGCTGAACCTGCCCACCTCGGTGGTCATCACGGGCGTGGACCGGATGGACATTCTCGATCAGGCCTTCGAGGCGGTGCGCACCTTCAAGCCCTTCACCGACGAGCAGTTGCAGGCGCTCCTGGCCAAGACGCGCACGGCGGCGCTGCGGGGCGAGTTCGAGCCGTTCAAGACGTCGTCCATCTACGATGGCACGGCGACCAACCCCCAGTGGCTGGGCGAGGAGCCCGAGGAGTTGCAGGCGCAGATGCAGGCGTGAGGGAGCAATGGGGCGCGGACTGGGACATGCTCCCAGGCATGAGCCGAGTCCCCTCCCTGCCACGCCTGGCCCTGGCCTTGAGCTTCGCTCTCCTGTTCGCCGCGTGCGCCACCTCGCGGGTGCCCATCGCTCAAGCAGGAGCCCGGCAGGAAACCAACACACCCCAGGTCCATCAACGTGGGGACGAACCCGCTAGCGCTCCTCGACGGCTCCAGCCTGGCCTCAAGCAACAGGTGCTCCAGGAGTCGCCACAGGCGCGGCTCCTGCCAGTGGGCATGCGTGAGTTGTCCGAGGGTCGCTGGCTGTTGCTCTTCCCTGCTCGCCCGCCCAATGCCGTTCTGGAGTTGCTGAGCCTGGAGGAGGTGCGCCCCTTCCTCACCATTTTCGCGTCACTGGGGCCTCGCCCTCGGCTGCATCTGTTGGAGTGGCCCGGAGCGAGCAACCACATGGGCCAGGGCGCGGCGTCCCCGTGGGAGTCGAGGCTGCGCGAGGAATTCCTCTCCCGTGTCGGCCCACAGCTGCTCCCCCTACCCGAATCTCTGATGTCCAGCCGCCTCTTCCTCGCCCTCCAACTCTCCACCCGCTACATGGGCGAAGGGATCCGCGAGGCCGCCATCGCACTCTTCACTTCTCCCGCGTTCGTCCTCAGCGTCTGCCTCTCCATCGCGGTGTACTTCGCCGCATGGTTGGCTCCCGAGCCGTTGTTCTCCAAGGCATTCGCCGCGACCATGACCCTGCGCCTCTCCCTGGCAGTGGGTCTGGCAGAAGTGGGCCATGTCGCTCTGGCCAGCCTTCGCCTGTACCAGGAAGCACAAGCCGCGTCCTCGCCCCAGCAATTGGAGGCGGCCTCCGCACGCTTCGGCAAGTCCATGGGCGGCACGTCCCTGAGAGTGCTGGTGACGGTGGCGACCCTCGGAGTGTCCAGGCTCATTCCCCAGGTGCCCGAGAGCGGAATCTGGCGACAACTGCCCCCAGTGACACCCGAAGGGCTCGTCCTCCTGGAGCAATCCGCTGCCACCGCGCAGGCAGCGTCGAATGGCGCCCTCATCGTCTCCGGTGTGGCCGCGGGCACCGCCACCTACTCCATCCTCAGCGACGCGCCCAAGCCCTCCACACGCTACGGCAAACCTCACACCCAAGAGAACCCGACCCACAACGAAGCCATCGAACGGGAATTGGCCTCCCGAGAGGCCGCCGGACATACGAGTCTGAGGAAGGATCGCGTTCAGAGAAACGCGGCGGGCAAGCGCGTCTACGATGAAGCACCCGTGGGGGAGATTCGTTTCCGGAGACCGGATGCCTCCTCGGTGCGGCCGGATGGCGTGCGGCACAACACCAACTATGTCTCCAACCCTCGGGACATGAAGCGTGAGTTGGAGGCCTTCGACGCCATGAAGCGGGCGGATCCAGAGGCCATTCACGAACTGTATCTGCTCGACGGAACGCTGGTGAGCAGGTACGTCCCCGCCGGTATCGGCTTTCCCTAGAAAGAAAGACCAGGACAAGGCATATGGCACAGAGGGAAGAGGCCACGCAGTGGCGCAACGCGCTCATCGCGGCAATCCATGAGGGTGACGAGGCCCGGGCGCGAGCCCAGGTGACCCAGCTCGGCGCACGCAAGGCCAGGCCCCTGCTGGAGGCCATGTTGGAGGACACGGATGCCGCCGTGCGCCAAGCCGCGGCATTCGGCCTCGGTGAGCTGGGCGGAGCTGCCAGCATCAGACGCCTTGAGCACCAGCTCGCCCTGGAGGAAGCGCGGAGGAGCCATGATGGGGCCACCGTCGTGGAGGCCATCACCCAGGCGCTGGGACGCATCCAGGGAGCGAGCGCACGAGCAAGCCTCGCACGCAGGCTGGAGCGGCTGGTCACCATGGGGAGGCCAGAGCCCGCTGACTTGAACGATGTGGCCTGTGCCCTGTGGCGTAAACGGCACCCGGAGCTGATTCCCATCGTCCGACAAAGCATGGAGAAGCTCGAGCTTCCCACGCCCACCGCCCTGCACGGCCTGCTCGTGCTGTTGGAAAAGCCTGCGGAAGAACTCCTTCACTGGGCCGCCGATGGCTCCGTTCCTATCGAGCTCAAGGGCGAGGTGCTCACACTTCTCACCGAGGAGCTACCCGAGACACTTGTCTCCACCCTGCCTGCATTCATCTCCTCGGCCGAGCCCCTGCTGGACACGGCCGTGAGCCACAAAGGCGCGGCCTCGGCCTACTGCGTGGATTTGTTCTCCCTGCTCCTCATGAATCCGGAGCGTCTCTTTCCCATGCTCCCGGAGGCAGCCCTCGACAGGCTGCGTGACATGGCCCGGAAATGGGTCGCGGCGACGTCCTCTCTCAAGTGCTCCCTTCAAGCCGCAGTCCTGCTCAAGCATCTGGGCCGCAAGGAGGATGCGGCGCTCCTCGAAGCGCACCGGCCAGCGGATCCCACCCTGGCCAAGGTCTTCGATGATGCGGCCCGGGCGCTGCGTAGGTGACGACTGGTCCAAAGTTCTAGCCCTTCAAGCCCTCGTTTATCCTGATCCTGGCTTTGAGCTTCGCTCTTCTGTTCGCCGCGTGTGCCACATCGCGGGTGTTCGTCGTTCAACAAGGGCCTAGAAGATTCGGGTGGGACACCGCGCTCAAAAGGGGCAGACCCAGTGAGCCAACAAGGCACCTTGAGTTATCCGGGAGAACCTCAGAGAGACATATGGCCGGGCTACTGGCCGTCCCAACTCGGGGACCCCCCAGATAACCAAGTCCGGATAGGGGACTAACTCCCCCTGACAACTTTCCGCCTCCTTGAGGAGGCTAGCATCCCCCGACAAGCCTACCTTGCGTGAAGGCATTCCCCCCCAAGCCGCCCCCCGCGAGAGGTGGCCAGATCCCTAGAACTTATACCCTCCGGTTGATACAGAGCTGCGCCCGCCGCCCCTCACGCTCAACGATCTTACCCCAAGAATCCTACGCTACAGGGTGAGCACTCAAGTAGGTCAAGGTACACAAGAGGCTGAACCAAGAACCCCAGAGGGAGCACCCACCCCGTCTGATCCAACCAATCAAATCACGTGATTTCAGGTAATCACAGCAGTAGACCAAAGAACTCAGGAGAACAACCAGATGACCCCAGAAACGAAGCAGTGGCCAATCCAGTGTATGCTCGAAGGCGGAGCGCTGATGCTGTCCGCAATTGCAACCATCTACGAACTCTATCTCAAAAAGCCGTAACACGGGCCACCATCAGTAGCTCAATGCCCCATCCACCGAGTGGGTGAGCCCGGCGGGGCCGTGCGCGTCGAGGCCGGACGCGCGGGCTCCAGCGCCTTGGGCCCATCCGGCCTCGCCATGCGCACCCGCGTCATCGCCTCCACGAGCGACACCCCGAGCAGCAGCGCCAGGAACAGCGCCGACACCGGAAACACCACCCGCCTCGCTCCCGGCTGCTCCACCAGGTGCATGAAGAACATCGCCACCAGCGCCGTCTTCCCCACGGCGATCCCCATCGCCACCGGCAGCGACCAGGACCCCAGGTGCCCCCGCGTCCCCAGCAACCACGTCGCCACCGTCAACACCACCAGCACGCCCCATATCCCCACGTAACCCCAGACGCTCTTCCTTCCGTGCTCCGCCATGGCGCCCTCCCCTCACTCCACCAGGTACAGCAGCGGATAGATGAACAGCCAGAACACATCCACCAGGTGCCAGTACAACCCGCCCACCTCCACCGGCACGTGGTACTCGGCCGTGTACCTCCCCACCAGCGCCCCCCACACCAGCCACCCCAACACGCTCAGCCCCACCAGCATGTGCACCGCGTGCAGCCCCGTGAGCAGGAAATACAGCGTGAAGAACAGGCTCCCTCCCCGCTCCGGCAGCTCCGCCAGCCGGTAGTACTCCCCGGGCAGCGCGCCCTCCGTCC
Encoded proteins:
- a CDS encoding cytochrome C oxidase subunit IV family protein; its protein translation is MAEHGRKSVWGYVGIWGVLVVLTVATWLLGTRGHLGSWSLPVAMGIAVGKTALVAMFFMHLVEQPGARRVVFPVSALFLALLLGVSLVEAMTRVRMARPDGPKALEPARPASTRTAPPGSPTRWMGH
- a CDS encoding aldo/keto reductase — translated: MANSDTRAEMTYRTLGRTGERVSAIGLGGWHLGLPQVDEKLALRLVRTAIDRGINFMDNCWDYNEGLSELRMGKALQEGYRHKVFLMTKIDGRSKKEAARQLEHSLERLQTDCIDLVQHHEILRFEDPDRIFREGGAQEALLEAKQAGKLRYIGFTGHKDPRIHLAMLELARERGFTFDAVQLPLNLMDAHFRSFAKLVVPELVKDGIGVLAMKTLANGAILRSKTVTPIECLHYALNLPTSVVITGVDRMDILDQAFEAVRTFKPFTDEQLQALLAKTRTAALRGEFEPFKTSSIYDGTATNPQWLGEEPEELQAQMQA
- a CDS encoding methyl-accepting chemotaxis protein, with the translated sequence MDTLPRPEPMQETYEDFLLTRGPARLQQLSVIAVAATAVLFSLDVLHAWAGLGGGQPLAVMALARLPWALVPVVMLSVRGLLSREALPPAIFWATALFAIGNEWTFYRIGTAGSLYHGVMVLLNVLTGPSVMPVGRAGRYGYYALLAAGHLALDAMGSSASFGASLVLDLTLLGGALGVVLLLEALHRGQIRQFYLRRDMRRALAELEESRGRVFQTGRTLAGSAQTLSTTLAEMSNQAALVRTAALRISAASEQMASAAGALFRHSRVSATQAEEAQRYTGEVDVLVSGMETSLSAIGQAVGRSALSVQKLEESADRINGFVETIQEMAAATNMLSLNAGIEAARAGEHGRGFAVVAREVGKLAAESGRSSQRIGEVVGGLTRQMSETLHAVGHIRETAGRFTPVLESARTTLRSIRETVLQNQKLMEKSSSEADRQAEQTTHISQGCASLLELVDTYVRMGSDVSATAMQLGMMADELSRLMPEPEPEPVAPSPAREPGAP
- a CDS encoding HEAT repeat domain-containing protein — its product is MAQREEATQWRNALIAAIHEGDEARARAQVTQLGARKARPLLEAMLEDTDAAVRQAAAFGLGELGGAASIRRLEHQLALEEARRSHDGATVVEAITQALGRIQGASARASLARRLERLVTMGRPEPADLNDVACALWRKRHPELIPIVRQSMEKLELPTPTALHGLLVLLEKPAEELLHWAADGSVPIELKGEVLTLLTEELPETLVSTLPAFISSAEPLLDTAVSHKGAASAYCVDLFSLLLMNPERLFPMLPEAALDRLRDMARKWVAATSSLKCSLQAAVLLKHLGRKEDAALLEAHRPADPTLAKVFDDAARALRR
- a CDS encoding spore photoproduct lyase family protein produces the protein MNLDLFPPRPPTTRPLERLLEVTRIYLEPEVEQHPRGQDILARFPDAERVHVRSHWNIPGLYGNEGNVEAWNRIKGSTLVLGLKKTMRFEENGRSADYLPPSAANGCVMACAYCYVPRHKGYANPVTVFVNIDQIQAAIRRHAQRLGPKREANSVHPRYWVYDIGCNSDCSADAALSDNVKDLVRLFTTLPNAMGSFATKLVNRELLTYAPRGKTRIRFSLMPHAQAKLLDVRTSPIAERIAAIDEFVAAGYEVHLNFSPVVITEGWQEAYDALFQQVDAALGHEAREQLACEVIFLTHNERLHEVNLGWHPKAEQVLWRPDLQEAKVSQGGGANVRYRTGLKGALVREFLALLERRMPYCRVRYAF
- a CDS encoding TIGR02265 family protein; the encoded protein is MSGLGAEAYRVQTGAELGHLLTWLGPEDTLRGMFFRSLQDAMLTLLGEAAMEACLEEVTGERDFVDFFAYPAGDFLRMVRRAAWLMEERGCGGEETLRMLGHLGTAAFLMSPAGKAMDVLASGTPRRVLENLPMAYQMISPKGGPLSVTSLGPTRARVNFSRDVLPCAYLEGLLEALLKKAGARGVRIEGRRVGAFSSEFLLSWTEGD